A single Actinomadura algeriensis DNA region contains:
- a CDS encoding WxL protein peptidoglycan domain-containing protein — protein sequence MPSSPVLAAGAATLAAALLAASPAPPASAAVPAVTAAAPGPEGVTWAVRPAGPKGPNGRDYFAYSVSPGQTVTDKVSVTNLSDDARTFGVYATDAFNTADGSFALLTAAQRPTGVGTWIEFANKSYKVEPGETADIPFTLTVPHDATPGDHGGGIVASVTRREATTGGRTVNVDRRVAARVYLRAAGPLRPALQISALRTGYASEPLGAGRMDVTYTVRNTGNVRVGALAKVSAQGPFGVALGDPAERRVPELLPGGSYTFRERLGGVAPAGRLTASVLLSATDPRSGDPVAARPIVRRASLWHVPWAAAIVLAAAVAIVVVRRRRAAR from the coding sequence ATGCCCTCCTCGCCCGTCCTCGCGGCCGGCGCCGCGACGCTGGCCGCGGCGCTGCTCGCCGCGTCGCCCGCCCCGCCGGCGTCCGCCGCCGTCCCGGCGGTCACCGCCGCCGCGCCCGGGCCCGAAGGGGTCACGTGGGCGGTGCGGCCCGCCGGCCCCAAGGGCCCGAACGGACGCGACTACTTCGCCTACTCGGTGTCGCCGGGGCAGACCGTCACCGACAAGGTGTCGGTGACGAACCTGAGCGACGACGCCCGGACGTTCGGCGTCTACGCCACCGACGCGTTCAACACCGCCGACGGCTCGTTCGCCCTGCTCACCGCCGCGCAGCGGCCCACCGGCGTCGGAACGTGGATCGAGTTCGCGAACAAGTCGTACAAGGTGGAGCCCGGCGAGACCGCCGACATCCCGTTCACGCTGACCGTCCCGCACGACGCGACGCCCGGCGACCACGGCGGCGGCATCGTCGCGTCCGTCACCCGCCGCGAGGCGACGACCGGCGGACGGACCGTCAACGTCGACCGGCGCGTCGCCGCACGCGTCTACCTGCGGGCCGCCGGGCCGCTGCGCCCCGCCCTGCAGATCTCCGCGCTCCGCACCGGGTACGCGTCCGAGCCGCTCGGTGCGGGCCGGATGGACGTGACGTACACGGTGCGGAACACGGGGAACGTGCGGGTGGGGGCGCTCGCGAAGGTCAGCGCCCAGGGCCCGTTCGGCGTCGCGCTCGGCGACCCCGCCGAACGCCGCGTCCCCGAGCTGCTGCCGGGCGGCAGCTACACGTTCCGCGAACGGCTCGGCGGCGTCGCGCCCGCCGGACGGCTCACCGCCTCGGTGCTGCTGTCGGCGACGGACCCGCGCAGCGGCGACCCGGTCGCCGCGCGCCCGATCGTCCGGCGGGCCTCGCTGTGGCACGTCCCGTGGGCGGCGGCGATCGTCCTCGCGGCGGCCGTCGCGATCGTGGTCGTCCGGCGGCGGAGGGCGGCCAGGTGA